From the Sphingobacteruim zhuxiongii genome, the window CGATACGCTTAGTTTCCCAGTGTTTGTAGTTGAGAACCCCGCTGATAAAGCGCTTTATTATGGTACTCAACTACAAACCAATGTCTGTAATGATCAGATATGTTTGCCCATTGAGGTAAATCTATTCTGGGATCTACTGGGGAATTACCATCATTTCAGTAAGGAAGAATCTTTTCATTTCACCAAGTTTGATCATAAGTACTTCGACGAGAAAGATTATGAACGCTTGCAGAGCATACTGATCGACAGCCTATCGCCCCTACGTGATTATGATGTTGAGGATCTCTTAGACAAACAAGAAAAGAAATACTCCTTGGAAATAGATGCAGTAACGAAGCCTACTTCGGCTCTGTTTTCTAATGTGACAGTGCCTGGTGCATTGTATACCGTATACACTTTATGGCATATCGTAAATGGTCCAATCAAACAAGAATTGAATGCCTACGCAAACAAGCAATATGTAGACCGAAAATGGGCAAGCTATTTCGCTAATTCGGACGTGTCGGCTTATCAGGAATATTTCCTAAAGCATTTGGACCCGAAGGAAGAAGTCTTGCATCAAGACGCGATTATCAACTTACTATTTGCGAAGGATGACTTTACACCGCACTATGCCATTGACGTACTTGAGAATAGGGTACTCAAGACCCCTGCGCTATATAATCCTATTTTAAAGCGCTTTGACAGCATGAAACCCCATGTTATAAGCGAAATTATAAACTCCATTTCTGCACCCAATACGGAGACGAAAACCATCTTAAAGGCGTTTCAAAACGGGCCAAAAGCCTCTCCAAAGCAGAAAGAACTAATCGAAAAAATTTTAAATTATGAAAAACAATAGAAGAGACTTTTTAAAAGCCATCGGAATTGGCTCAGGCGCATTGCTGGTGGATCCAGTAATTGCGAAGACACTGACGGAAAAACAAATCAAAGAAAGTGAAATTAAAGGACCTGAATCTGTATTTGCTATCCGCAATTTAGAAACCGATTATGTCGTTGCTGGTGGAGGTATGGCAGGATTCTGTGCGGCACTGGCGGCAGCTAGAAATGGATTGAAGGTGATCTTCATTCAAAACCGTTCTCGTTTAGGCGGAAATGCAAGTTCCGAAATTCGCATGCACATCTGTGGTTCAACGGCTTTAGGACAAGTATGGCGCGAAACGGGACTTCTGGAAGAGGTCATGTTAACCGAGTCGCATATCAATCCCCAACGATGTTGGGAGATGCTCGATTATGTGATGTACGATAAGGTGGTTTCCAACCCAAATATCACGATGCTTTTCGATACCATGCTGTATAGCGCAAAAGCAAAAGGTAAGAAAATTGAAGAAATTCAAGCTTATTGCTCGCAAACCGAGGAAATCTATGTGGTAAAGGCGAAACATTTTGCCGATTGTACAGGCGATGGAACTTTAGCGGCATTAGCAGGCGCCGAGTTTATGCGTGGTCGTGAAGCTAAATCAGAATACAATGAAGCTTTAGGATTGGAAGTGCGTGATGATATCACGATGGGAAATAGTTTGTTGTTTCAGTCACAAAAGCACGATCAACCGATGCCTTTTAAAGCCCCAAGCTGGGCTAGAAAATATGAGTTCTCTGATTTCAAACACCGTAGAATCCACTCTTGGGAGTATGGATATTGGTGGATTGAATTAGGAGGACTTGAAAATATCGTACATGACGGTCAGAAAATTCGTCATGACTTAATGGGCGTTGTCTTTGGGGTTTGGGATTATATCAAAAACTCTGGTAACCATCCGGAGTCTGCAAACTGGGCATTATCATGGTTTGGATCGATTCCTGGCAAGCGCGAAAGTCGCCGTATTACGGGCGATTACGTGATGACGCAAAATGATATCTTAAAACAAGAAAACTTTGAAGACCGTGTAGCCTATGGAGGC encodes:
- a CDS encoding FAD-dependent oxidoreductase; translation: MKNNRRDFLKAIGIGSGALLVDPVIAKTLTEKQIKESEIKGPESVFAIRNLETDYVVAGGGMAGFCAALAAARNGLKVIFIQNRSRLGGNASSEIRMHICGSTALGQVWRETGLLEEVMLTESHINPQRCWEMLDYVMYDKVVSNPNITMLFDTMLYSAKAKGKKIEEIQAYCSQTEEIYVVKAKHFADCTGDGTLAALAGAEFMRGREAKSEYNEALGLEVRDDITMGNSLLFQSQKHDQPMPFKAPSWARKYEFSDFKHRRIHSWEYGYWWIELGGLENIVHDGQKIRHDLMGVVFGVWDYIKNSGNHPESANWALSWFGSIPGKRESRRITGDYVMTQNDILKQENFEDRVAYGGWPLDDHLPAGMDDTSLSPFRSIGLKGPYSIPLRSLYSKTFDNLTMAGRNVSVSHVALSTTRVMATCATMGQAIGTAVAFCVKENLTPRQLYQNKAKLKEYQQILLRQDQAILKVKNEDKLDLALQAKVTASSELPGFEAKKVIDGFNRDVQDGDSHQWRASLASGEQFIELSWNKAQTLKQVEFTFDSGLNRHLRLSGEASVMKNQKRGRQPEMLMDYTVELYKGSTLVKKEEVSENIQRKVVHSFDNVSADRVRLVAKKAQEDQNARVFEIRCYA